The Agromyces hippuratus genome has a window encoding:
- a CDS encoding glutamine synthetase family protein yields the protein MTAPTGYLTLDALHGAVADGHVDTVIVAFTDMQGRLVGKRVSARLFLEDVAAHGAECCNYLLAVDVDMNTVDGYAMSSWERGYGDMAMIPDFSTLRMAPWLEATALVTADLQWLDGTPVEASPRRILQRQLERLAERGLTAFVGTELEFIVFDDSFRAAWQKGYRELTPASDYNIDYALLASTRMEPLLRDIRNSMDGAGMYCEGVKGECNLGQQEIAFRYTDALGTCDNHSVYKNGAKEIADRHGKSLTFMAKFNEREGNSCHIHISLRGENGEAVFSDPDAPHGMSTLFRRFLAGQVAAMRELTLFSAPNINSYKRYVAGSFAPTAIAWGLDNRTCALRVVGRGLGMRVENRVPGGDVNQYLAVAALIAAGLAGIDGELELDELFEGNAYESDVARVPATLRESAELFAGSAIAREAFGDEVIEHYLNNARIELAAYDAAVTDWERVRGFERL from the coding sequence ATGACGGCACCCACCGGATACCTCACCCTCGACGCCCTGCACGGTGCGGTCGCCGACGGCCACGTCGACACCGTCATCGTCGCCTTCACCGACATGCAGGGCCGGCTCGTCGGCAAGCGCGTCTCGGCGCGACTCTTCCTCGAAGACGTCGCCGCGCACGGCGCCGAGTGCTGCAACTACCTGCTCGCCGTCGACGTCGACATGAACACCGTCGACGGCTACGCCATGTCGAGCTGGGAGCGCGGCTACGGCGACATGGCGATGATCCCCGACTTCTCGACGCTCCGCATGGCGCCCTGGCTCGAGGCGACGGCGCTCGTCACGGCCGACCTGCAGTGGCTCGACGGCACCCCCGTCGAGGCCTCGCCCCGGCGCATCCTGCAGCGGCAGCTCGAACGACTCGCCGAGCGCGGGCTCACCGCCTTCGTCGGCACCGAGCTCGAGTTCATCGTCTTCGACGACTCGTTCCGCGCCGCCTGGCAGAAGGGCTACCGCGAGCTCACGCCGGCCAGCGACTACAACATCGACTACGCACTGCTCGCGTCGACCCGCATGGAACCCCTGCTCCGCGACATCCGGAACTCGATGGACGGCGCGGGCATGTACTGCGAGGGCGTGAAGGGCGAGTGCAACCTCGGCCAGCAGGAGATCGCATTCCGGTACACGGATGCGCTCGGCACGTGCGACAACCACTCCGTCTACAAGAACGGGGCGAAGGAGATCGCCGACCGGCACGGCAAGTCGCTGACCTTCATGGCGAAGTTCAACGAGCGCGAGGGCAACAGCTGCCACATCCACATCTCCCTGCGCGGCGAGAACGGCGAGGCGGTCTTCAGCGACCCGGATGCCCCGCACGGCATGTCGACCCTCTTCCGCCGGTTCCTCGCGGGCCAGGTGGCCGCGATGCGCGAACTCACGCTCTTCTCCGCGCCGAACATCAATTCGTACAAGCGCTACGTGGCCGGCAGCTTCGCCCCGACCGCGATCGCCTGGGGTCTCGACAACCGCACCTGCGCGCTGCGCGTCGTGGGACGCGGCCTCGGCATGCGCGTCGAGAACCGCGTGCCCGGCGGTGACGTGAACCAGTACCTCGCGGTCGCCGCCCTCATCGCGGCGGGTCTCGCCGGCATCGACGGCGAACTCGAGCTCGACGAGCTGTTCGAGGGCAACGCCTACGAGAGCGACGTGGCGCGCGTGCCCGCGACGCTGCGGGAGTCGGCCGAGCTCTTCGCCGGCTCGGCGATCGCCCGCGAGGCGTTCGGCGACGAGGTCATCGAGCACTACCTGAACAACGCACGCATCGAGCTCGCCGCCTACGACGCGGCCGTCACGGACTGGGAGCGGGTGCGTGGCTTCGAACGACTCTGA
- a CDS encoding amino acid permease: protein MTKDTLKVSGVKYTTAEAGYFEKRKLTRTAGVWGLWGLAVAAVISGDFSGWNFGIDFAGFGGMLIAFAVLVVMYYGLIFSIGEMSSAMPHTGGAYSFSRAAMGPWGGFVTGLAETIEYVATTAVIVFFSGSYADAITSELLGFSMPQWVWWVILYLVFIGINAAGASISFKFAIVVSIISIAILLVFSAMAIFSGQFSWDKLFDIVPDAGQTAFLPHGVLPILFALPFAMWFFLGIEELPLAAEESKDPVRDIPKAGLIARATLIVTGLLVLFLNTGVVGAEATGTAGEPLLDGFRAIVGDELAAVLALFALIGLLASLQGIMFAYGRNMYSLSRAGYYPKFLSLTGKRQTPWVALVAGAIIGFVALVVLDVLAQVDAEGAGAVAGAIVLNIAVWGAVLAYLLQMVAFVILRRRYPNAKRPYVSPWGVPGAVVAALIAALIFLGFLLNPTFVPAIIAIGVVYAVMLAIFALWGRHRLILSPEEEYAVSGGLHGDPQSEGYGGAVESELLATDGVDETDRV, encoded by the coding sequence ATGACCAAGGACACGCTGAAGGTGTCGGGAGTGAAGTACACGACCGCCGAGGCCGGGTACTTCGAGAAACGCAAGCTCACCCGCACGGCCGGGGTCTGGGGGCTCTGGGGCCTCGCCGTGGCGGCCGTCATCTCGGGCGACTTCTCGGGGTGGAACTTCGGCATCGACTTCGCCGGCTTCGGCGGCATGCTGATCGCCTTCGCGGTGCTCGTCGTCATGTACTACGGGCTCATCTTCTCGATCGGGGAGATGTCGTCGGCGATGCCGCACACGGGCGGCGCCTACTCCTTCTCCCGGGCCGCGATGGGGCCGTGGGGCGGCTTCGTGACCGGACTCGCCGAGACGATCGAGTACGTCGCGACCACCGCGGTGATCGTGTTCTTCTCCGGCTCCTACGCCGACGCGATCACGAGCGAACTGCTCGGGTTCTCGATGCCGCAGTGGGTGTGGTGGGTGATCCTCTACCTCGTCTTCATCGGCATCAACGCTGCCGGGGCGAGCATCTCGTTCAAGTTCGCGATCGTCGTCTCGATCATCTCGATCGCGATCCTGCTCGTCTTCAGCGCGATGGCGATCTTCTCGGGCCAGTTCTCGTGGGACAAGCTCTTCGACATCGTGCCCGACGCCGGGCAGACCGCCTTCCTGCCGCACGGCGTGCTGCCGATCCTCTTCGCGCTGCCGTTCGCGATGTGGTTCTTCCTCGGCATCGAGGAGCTGCCGCTCGCGGCAGAGGAGTCGAAGGACCCCGTCCGAGACATCCCGAAGGCCGGCCTGATCGCCCGTGCCACGCTCATCGTGACGGGCCTGCTCGTGCTGTTCCTCAACACCGGCGTCGTCGGGGCCGAGGCCACCGGCACGGCGGGCGAGCCGCTGCTCGACGGCTTCCGGGCCATCGTCGGCGACGAACTCGCCGCGGTGCTCGCGCTGTTCGCGCTCATCGGACTGCTCGCGTCGCTGCAGGGCATCATGTTCGCCTACGGGCGCAACATGTACTCGCTCTCGCGGGCCGGCTACTACCCGAAGTTCCTTTCCCTCACGGGCAAGCGCCAGACGCCGTGGGTCGCCCTCGTCGCAGGCGCGATCATCGGCTTCGTCGCGCTCGTCGTGCTCGACGTGCTCGCCCAGGTCGACGCCGAGGGCGCGGGCGCGGTCGCCGGCGCCATCGTGCTGAACATCGCCGTGTGGGGCGCGGTGCTCGCCTACCTGCTGCAGATGGTCGCGTTCGTGATCCTCCGCCGCAGATATCCGAACGCCAAGCGCCCCTACGTCAGCCCGTGGGGCGTGCCTGGGGCCGTGGTCGCCGCGCTGATCGCCGCGCTCATCTTCCTCGGCTTCCTGCTGAATCCGACGTTCGTGCCCGCGATCATCGCCATCGGCGTCGTCTACGCGGTGATGCTCGCGATCTTCGCGCTGTGGGGCCGGCACCGGCTGATCCTGTCGCCGGAAGAGGAGTACGCCGTGTCCGGGGGACTGCACGGCGACCCTCAGTCCGAGGGCTACGGCGGCGCCGTCGAGAGCGAACTGCTCGCCACCGACGGCGTCGACGAGACCGACCGGGTCTGA
- a CDS encoding aspartate ammonia-lyase produces the protein MHEPESTDDTYTDPTLVGNGVQPPTRTETDSLGSVEVPADAYWGVHTMRALENFPISKRPISVYPDLVVALASVKQAAARANREVGVLTDRKAALIDEACQRIIDGEHHEQFVVGVIQGGAGTSTNMNANEVIANLALEIAGFPKGRYDVLHPIDDVNRSQSTNDTYPTAVKLAMTFSLTSMMRELDLLRVSFGRKGQEFHEVLKVGRTQLQDAVPMTLGQEFHSFATTLGEDYERLNETIKLLSEVNLGATAIGTGITADPGYAAAAVRHLSAITGLRLESAPDLIEATSDTGVFMTFSSALKRSAIKLSKICNDLRLLSSGPQAGFGEINLPPRQAGSSIMPGKVNPVIPEAVSQVAYAVAGADVTVMMAAESGQLQLNAFEPVIAHSLLQSITWMRQACWTLRVNCVDGITANVDRLEAMVASSVGVITALIPFIGYTEASNIAKLALKTGRPVADLVVEAGLMSREAVMAQLQPSKLSGIRPITMAIPLIDLQGEPSE, from the coding sequence ATGCACGAGCCCGAGTCCACCGACGACACGTACACCGATCCGACGCTCGTCGGCAACGGTGTGCAGCCGCCGACCCGCACCGAGACCGACTCGCTCGGCTCGGTCGAGGTTCCCGCCGACGCCTACTGGGGTGTGCACACCATGCGTGCGCTCGAGAACTTCCCGATCTCGAAGCGCCCGATCTCGGTCTATCCCGACCTCGTCGTGGCGCTCGCCTCGGTCAAGCAGGCTGCCGCCCGCGCCAATCGCGAGGTCGGCGTGCTCACCGACCGGAAGGCCGCGTTGATCGACGAGGCCTGCCAGCGCATCATCGACGGCGAGCATCACGAGCAGTTCGTGGTCGGCGTCATCCAGGGCGGCGCGGGCACCTCGACGAACATGAACGCCAACGAGGTCATCGCGAACCTCGCGCTCGAGATCGCCGGGTTCCCCAAGGGCCGTTACGACGTGCTGCACCCGATCGACGACGTCAACCGCAGCCAGTCGACGAACGACACCTACCCGACCGCGGTCAAGCTCGCGATGACGTTCTCGCTCACGTCGATGATGCGCGAACTCGACCTGCTGCGCGTCTCGTTCGGCCGCAAGGGCCAGGAGTTCCACGAGGTGCTGAAGGTGGGCCGCACCCAGCTGCAGGACGCCGTGCCGATGACTCTGGGCCAGGAGTTCCACAGCTTCGCGACGACGCTCGGCGAAGACTACGAGCGGTTGAACGAGACCATCAAGCTCCTCTCCGAGGTGAACCTCGGTGCCACCGCGATCGGCACGGGCATCACGGCCGACCCCGGCTACGCTGCGGCCGCCGTGCGCCACCTCAGCGCGATCACTGGGCTCCGCCTCGAGTCGGCACCCGACCTTATCGAGGCGACGAGCGACACCGGCGTGTTCATGACGTTCTCGAGCGCACTCAAGCGCAGCGCGATCAAGCTCTCGAAGATCTGCAACGACCTGCGCCTGCTCTCGTCGGGCCCGCAGGCGGGGTTCGGCGAGATCAACCTGCCGCCGCGGCAGGCGGGCTCGAGCATCATGCCCGGCAAGGTCAACCCGGTGATCCCCGAGGCCGTCAGCCAGGTCGCCTACGCGGTCGCCGGAGCCGACGTCACGGTCATGATGGCGGCCGAGAGCGGCCAGTTGCAGCTGAACGCCTTCGAACCGGTCATCGCCCACTCGCTCCTGCAGTCGATCACGTGGATGCGCCAGGCCTGCTGGACCCTCCGAGTCAACTGCGTCGACGGCATCACGGCCAACGTCGACCGGCTCGAGGCGATGGTCGCCTCGAGCGTCGGCGTGATCACCGCGCTCATCCCGTTCATCGGCTACACCGAGGCATCCAACATCGCCAAGCTCGCATTGAAGACGGGCCGGCCCGTCGCCGACCTCGTGGTCGAGGCCGGACTCATGAGCCGCGAGGCCGTGATGGCGCAGCTGCAGCCCTCGAAGCTCTCGGGCATCCGCCCGATCACGATGGCCATCCCGCTCATCGACCTGCAGGGCGAGCCCTCGGAGTGA
- a CDS encoding fumarylacetoacetate hydrolase family protein, with product MKFAHLRAEGQTTPRLAAVIADAALFLDEFMERPPRDLQDLIERGPEGLAEVREVVDTAVSLGAELTPVAALRHSSAVLRPAQVIAIGANYAAHASELKLRSETAMTIFSLWPNSLTAHGATTTWPEDLTTQVDYEAELGVIIGRPARGVHVRDALDYVWGYTVVNDITARDIQFSEAQWSRCKSFDGFTPTGPVVVTADEIPDPQNLWLTTNLDGSIMQDASTNEMVRSVAEIISLLSRSATIPPGTLISTGSPGGAGYSRKPPVFLRDGSTVTVTIEGIGSLTTHCRVI from the coding sequence GTGAAGTTCGCGCACCTGAGAGCCGAAGGCCAGACGACCCCTCGGCTCGCGGCGGTGATCGCGGACGCGGCGCTGTTCCTCGACGAGTTCATGGAGCGGCCGCCGCGCGACCTGCAAGACCTCATCGAACGGGGCCCCGAGGGCCTCGCCGAGGTGCGCGAGGTCGTCGACACGGCCGTCTCGCTGGGCGCCGAGCTGACGCCGGTGGCGGCGCTGCGGCACTCCTCGGCGGTGCTGCGCCCCGCTCAGGTCATCGCGATCGGCGCGAACTACGCGGCGCACGCCTCGGAACTGAAGCTGCGCTCCGAGACCGCGATGACGATCTTCTCGCTCTGGCCGAACTCGCTCACGGCGCACGGCGCGACGACGACGTGGCCCGAAGACCTCACGACCCAGGTCGACTACGAGGCCGAACTCGGCGTCATCATCGGCCGCCCGGCCCGCGGCGTGCACGTGCGCGACGCCCTCGACTACGTGTGGGGCTACACCGTCGTCAACGACATCACGGCTCGCGACATCCAGTTCAGCGAGGCCCAGTGGTCGCGCTGCAAGTCGTTCGACGGCTTCACCCCCACCGGCCCGGTGGTCGTCACGGCCGACGAGATCCCCGACCCGCAGAACCTCTGGCTCACCACGAACCTCGACGGCAGCATCATGCAGGACGCCTCGACGAACGAGATGGTGCGCAGCGTCGCCGAGATCATCTCGCTGCTCTCGCGTTCGGCGACGATCCCCCCGGGCACTCTCATCTCGACCGGCAGCCCCGGCGGCGCGGGCTACTCCCGCAAGCCCCCGGTGTTCCTGCGCGACGGCTCGACCGTCACCGTGACCATCGAGGGCATCGGCTCGCTGACGACGCACTGCCGGGTCATCTGA
- a CDS encoding SDR family NAD(P)-dependent oxidoreductase encodes MSNEFTGLVAIVTGGASGIGAAIADRLQQGGARVAVFDLQPDAAAHADLAIAVDVADDASVRAGVDRVAAELGRIDIVVNNAGIGAQGTIESNPDEEWHKVFDINVLGMMRVARAALPHLRNSPAASIVNTASIAATAGLPQRALYSASKGAVAALTRAMAADHLREGIRVNAVNPGTADTPWIGRLLASAADPAAERAALEARQPHGRLVKADEVAGAVAYLASPASGSTTGVELAVDGGMQELRLRPAGS; translated from the coding sequence ATGAGCAACGAATTCACCGGCCTCGTCGCGATCGTCACCGGCGGGGCCTCGGGCATCGGCGCCGCGATCGCCGACCGCCTCCAGCAGGGCGGCGCCCGTGTCGCCGTCTTCGACCTGCAACCGGATGCCGCGGCGCACGCCGATCTCGCGATCGCGGTCGACGTGGCCGACGACGCCAGCGTGCGTGCGGGCGTCGACCGCGTCGCGGCCGAACTCGGCCGCATCGACATCGTCGTGAACAACGCCGGCATCGGCGCCCAGGGCACGATCGAGTCGAACCCCGACGAGGAGTGGCACAAGGTGTTCGACATCAACGTGCTGGGCATGATGCGCGTCGCCCGCGCGGCACTCCCCCACCTGCGGAACTCCCCTGCGGCGTCGATCGTCAACACCGCCTCCATCGCGGCGACCGCCGGGCTCCCCCAGCGCGCGCTCTACAGTGCGAGCAAGGGCGCGGTCGCCGCGCTCACGCGCGCCATGGCCGCCGACCACCTGCGCGAGGGCATCCGGGTGAACGCCGTGAACCCCGGCACCGCCGACACGCCGTGGATCGGCCGCCTGCTGGCATCGGCAGCAGACCCCGCAGCCGAGCGCGCCGCCCTCGAGGCGCGTCAGCCGCACGGCCGCCTGGTGAAGGCCGACGAGGTCGCCGGCGCGGTCGCATACCTCGCGAGCCCCGCGTCGGGCTCGACCACCGGCGTCGAACTCGCCGTCGACGGCGGCATGCAGGAGTTGCGCCTCCGCCCGGCCGGCAGCTGA
- a CDS encoding fumarylacetoacetate hydrolase family protein codes for MRFARLGNVGTEIPVVLDGDRTLDLRSITADVDGAFLSGEGVERARAAIASGELPELPDAASLRIGAPIARPSAVYCIGMNYAAHAAESGSQPPEQIVMFMKSPNTVVGPFDDVAIPRGSEETDWEVELGIVIGRRASYLDSPADARAHIAGFVMANDLSERDWQIAVSGGQWSKGKSAPGFCPTGPWLATNDELNADDVRLRSFVNGEPRQDSRTGDLIFDIDTIVWTLSQYLVLEPGDLVLTGTPEGVALSGRFPYLAVGDVVELDIEGLGSQRQQYVSA; via the coding sequence ATGAGATTCGCCCGCCTCGGCAACGTCGGCACCGAGATCCCCGTCGTCCTCGACGGCGATCGCACCCTCGACCTGCGATCGATCACCGCCGACGTCGACGGCGCCTTCCTGAGCGGCGAGGGCGTCGAGCGCGCCCGCGCTGCGATCGCCTCCGGCGAGCTCCCCGAGCTTCCGGACGCCGCGAGCCTCCGCATCGGCGCACCGATCGCCCGCCCCTCGGCGGTCTACTGCATCGGCATGAACTACGCCGCCCACGCCGCCGAGTCGGGCTCCCAGCCGCCCGAGCAGATCGTCATGTTCATGAAGTCCCCGAACACCGTCGTCGGCCCCTTCGACGACGTCGCGATCCCCCGCGGCAGCGAGGAGACCGACTGGGAGGTCGAGCTCGGCATCGTCATCGGTCGCCGTGCGAGCTACCTCGACTCCCCCGCCGACGCCCGCGCCCACATCGCCGGCTTCGTGATGGCCAACGACCTCTCCGAGCGCGACTGGCAGATCGCGGTCTCGGGCGGCCAGTGGTCGAAGGGCAAGAGCGCTCCGGGCTTCTGCCCGACGGGGCCGTGGCTCGCCACGAACGACGAGCTGAACGCCGACGACGTGCGCCTGCGCAGCTTCGTCAACGGCGAGCCGCGCCAGGACTCGCGTACGGGCGACCTCATCTTCGACATCGACACGATCGTCTGGACGCTCAGCCAGTACCTCGTGCTCGAGCCCGGCGACCTCGTGCTCACCGGCACCCCCGAGGGCGTCGCCCTGTCAGGCCGGTTCCCCTACCTCGCCGTGGGCGACGTCGTCGAACTCGACATCGAGGGTCTCGGCAGCCAGCGCCAGCAGTACGTCTCCGCCTGA
- a CDS encoding L-fuconate dehydratase, translated as MTAIIAVDTHDIRFPTSLALDGSDAMNPDPDYSAAYVVIRTDAEDGLEGHAFVFTIGRGNDVEVAALEALRGHLVGRDVEELLGDMGAASRMLLHDSQLRWLGPEKGVMHMAIGAVVNALWDLRAKRAGQPLWLHLASLSPEEIVSLVDFRYLTDALTPEEALEILRAAEPGRAERVARLQETGYPAYTTSPGWLGYSDEKLERLCREAVADGFPQIKLKVGADLDDDIRRLAIARKTVGPDFPIAIDANQRWDVADAIRWVNALAQFDLAWIEEPTSPDDILGHAAIARGVAPIRVATGEHVQNRVVFKQLLQAGGMDVMQIDATRVGGVNENIANLLLAAKFGVPVCPHAGGVGLCEAVQHLSMFDYVAVSGTMDGRMVEYVDHLHEHFVTPTVVEHGRYLAPSAPGAGTEMFPASVAEFTWREPQAVAR; from the coding sequence ATGACCGCAATCATCGCCGTCGACACCCACGACATCCGATTCCCGACCTCGCTCGCACTCGACGGGTCGGACGCGATGAACCCCGACCCCGACTACTCGGCGGCCTACGTGGTGATCCGGACCGACGCCGAAGACGGCCTCGAAGGGCACGCGTTCGTCTTCACGATCGGTCGCGGCAACGACGTCGAGGTCGCTGCACTCGAGGCGCTCCGGGGCCACCTCGTCGGCCGCGACGTCGAGGAGCTGCTCGGCGACATGGGCGCTGCATCGCGCATGCTGCTGCACGACTCGCAGCTGCGCTGGCTCGGCCCCGAGAAGGGCGTCATGCACATGGCCATCGGCGCGGTCGTGAACGCGCTGTGGGACCTCCGTGCGAAGCGCGCCGGCCAGCCGTTGTGGCTCCACCTCGCGAGCCTGAGCCCCGAAGAGATCGTCTCGCTCGTCGACTTCCGCTACCTCACCGACGCGCTCACGCCCGAAGAGGCGCTCGAGATCCTCCGCGCAGCGGAGCCCGGCCGCGCAGAGCGCGTCGCGCGCCTGCAGGAGACCGGCTACCCCGCGTACACGACGAGTCCCGGCTGGCTCGGCTACTCCGACGAGAAGCTCGAGCGCCTCTGCCGGGAGGCGGTCGCCGACGGCTTCCCGCAGATCAAGCTGAAGGTCGGCGCCGACCTCGACGACGACATCCGCCGCCTCGCCATCGCGCGCAAGACGGTCGGTCCCGACTTCCCGATCGCGATCGACGCGAACCAGCGCTGGGACGTCGCCGACGCCATCCGCTGGGTGAATGCGCTCGCGCAGTTCGACCTCGCGTGGATCGAGGAGCCGACGAGTCCCGACGACATCCTCGGACATGCCGCGATCGCCCGTGGCGTCGCGCCGATCCGCGTGGCGACGGGCGAGCACGTGCAGAACCGCGTCGTCTTCAAGCAGTTGCTGCAGGCCGGTGGCATGGACGTCATGCAGATCGACGCCACCCGCGTCGGCGGCGTCAACGAGAACATCGCGAACCTGCTGCTCGCGGCGAAGTTCGGCGTTCCGGTCTGCCCGCACGCCGGCGGCGTCGGACTCTGCGAGGCCGTGCAGCACCTCTCGATGTTCGACTACGTGGCCGTCTCCGGCACGATGGACGGGCGCATGGTCGAGTACGTCGACCACCTGCACGAGCACTTCGTGACCCCGACGGTCGTGGAGCACGGTCGATACCTGGCTCCGAGCGCTCCCGGCGCGGGCACCGAGATGTTCCCGGCATCCGTCGCGGAGTTCACGTGGCGCGAGCCGCAAGCGGTCGCCCGATGA
- a CDS encoding aldo/keto reductase — MSRSASPVDLGPLGFGSASIGNLYREVDEDRARSALEAAWDGGIRYFDTAPHYGLGLSERRLGAFLRERPRDEFVVSTKVGRLLAPNPDFAGGRDLADGFDVPDDHVRVYDPSLSGVRRSLEASLERMGLDRIDVLFLHDPDVYDLERGLAEGLPALATLRDEGLVRQIGVGVNHADVAARAVREGDLDLVMIAGRYTLLEQPALVELFPACEERGVRIVDAAVFNSGLLATATPRRDATYDYGAVPDTVFERAQALAATCAEFGVELPAAALQYPLRHPLVATVVVGTSRPDAVRQNVANMAAAIPDELWSALEERGLIPA; from the coding sequence ATGAGCCGGTCGGCGTCGCCCGTCGACCTCGGGCCGCTCGGCTTCGGCAGCGCATCGATCGGCAACCTCTACCGCGAGGTCGACGAGGACCGGGCGCGGAGTGCCCTCGAGGCGGCGTGGGACGGCGGCATCCGCTACTTCGACACGGCCCCGCACTACGGCCTCGGCCTCTCCGAGCGCCGCCTCGGCGCGTTCCTGCGTGAGCGGCCGCGCGACGAGTTCGTCGTCTCGACGAAGGTCGGCCGCCTGCTGGCGCCGAACCCCGACTTCGCCGGCGGCCGCGACCTCGCCGACGGGTTCGACGTGCCCGACGACCACGTGCGGGTCTACGACCCGAGCCTGTCCGGCGTGCGGCGCAGCCTCGAGGCATCCCTCGAGCGCATGGGCCTCGACCGCATCGACGTGCTGTTCCTGCACGACCCCGACGTCTACGACCTCGAGCGGGGGCTTGCCGAGGGCCTGCCGGCACTCGCCACCCTGCGCGACGAGGGCCTCGTGCGGCAGATCGGCGTCGGCGTCAACCACGCGGATGTCGCGGCGCGCGCGGTGCGCGAGGGCGACCTCGACCTCGTGATGATCGCGGGGCGGTACACGCTGCTCGAGCAGCCGGCGCTCGTCGAGCTGTTCCCGGCGTGCGAGGAGCGCGGCGTGCGCATCGTCGACGCCGCCGTGTTCAACTCCGGCCTGCTCGCGACGGCGACGCCGCGCCGTGACGCGACGTACGACTACGGCGCCGTGCCCGACACCGTCTTCGAGCGCGCGCAGGCGCTCGCGGCGACGTGCGCGGAGTTCGGCGTCGAACTGCCTGCGGCGGCGCTGCAGTACCCGCTGCGGCACCCGCTCGTGGCCACCGTCGTCGTCGGCACCTCGCGTCCCGATGCCGTGCGGCAGAACGTGGCGAACATGGCGGCCGCGATCCCCGACGAGCTCTGGAGCGCGCTCGAGGAGCGCGGGCTCATCCCTGCCTGA
- a CDS encoding GntR family transcriptional regulator encodes MSTTLPEGSRIARSVLSDETYGVIRDLVLEHRIAPGSRVNIDSLSAELGVSPTPVREALARLESDGLVVKVPLRGYSTTPLLTVREFVELTQFRVLIEQWTAAQASASIDPATTAALRAELETGRAATGAREAGPEAFRALTDHDARFHALIAKSAGNDLIAQSFERTHFHLHFLRLYLASHSAEVEGDADHRRLNAVLEEYDRSGQVSRTIDNHAAIAEAIIAGDAAEASQLMREHIELSRVRFLPVVELIASLR; translated from the coding sequence ATGAGCACGACGCTTCCCGAAGGGTCGCGCATCGCGCGCTCGGTGCTGTCCGACGAGACGTACGGGGTGATTCGGGACCTCGTGCTCGAACATCGCATCGCTCCCGGCAGCCGGGTCAACATCGACTCCCTCTCGGCCGAGCTCGGGGTCTCCCCGACCCCGGTCAGAGAGGCGCTGGCCCGCCTCGAATCCGACGGCCTCGTCGTGAAGGTGCCGCTTCGCGGGTACTCGACCACGCCGCTGCTGACCGTGCGCGAGTTCGTCGAGCTGACCCAGTTCCGCGTGCTCATCGAGCAGTGGACCGCCGCGCAGGCGTCGGCCTCAATCGATCCGGCGACGACCGCGGCGCTTCGCGCCGAACTCGAGACCGGGCGCGCGGCGACCGGCGCCCGTGAAGCCGGCCCCGAGGCGTTCCGCGCACTGACCGACCACGACGCCCGCTTCCACGCGCTCATCGCGAAGTCGGCCGGCAACGACCTGATCGCGCAGTCGTTCGAGCGCACGCACTTCCACCTGCACTTCCTGAGGCTCTACCTCGCGTCCCACTCCGCCGAGGTGGAGGGCGACGCCGATCATCGGCGACTGAACGCGGTGCTCGAGGAGTACGACCGGTCCGGCCAGGTCTCGCGCACGATCGACAACCATGCAGCCATCGCCGAGGCGATCATCGCCGGCGACGCGGCCGAGGCGTCGCAGCTCATGCGCGAGCACATCGAGCTCTCGCGGGTCCGCTTCCTGCCGGTCGTCGAGCTCATCGCGTCGCTGCGCTGA